GTAACCACGATACATGACAGCAACATTGACGGTTTTAAAGACTGTACCGTAATCGAGGGCTCATTAACTATCTTGGATCAAACATTCAAAGGTTTCCAACAAGTTTTTGCCAACTTCAGTTTCGGCCAACGTATCAAAGCTATGAATCCTGATCGTTTGGAAGTATTTAGCACTTTGAAAGAAGTAACAGGCTACATAAACATACAAGGATCACATgaagattttaaaaatctatcatACTTTAGGTAAtgtcttataaaattacaataacaataatatacccgttgtttaatttaattgtattttatttaaacaggaATTTGGAAGTTATCGGTGGTCGCACTGTTACTGAATACTTTGCATCATTGTATATTGTAAAGACTTCGCTAACTTCATTAGGTTTGCGTTCACTAAAGAAAATCCATTCTGGGAGCGTtgcaatattagaaaataaaagacTGTGTTACGCCCAAACTATAGACTGGGAGTCCATAAAAAAATCATCGGAACATCCAAAGCTCttgcaaaataacaaaaatgaatcTCTTTGCAGTaagtagttatttataattattaattactaatataaagtttttatggtgtatttaaatagttttagagAATGAAATATGCGATCCGGAGTGTTCAAAACAAGGTTGCTGGGGCCCAGGACCACATCAGTGTTTGTCTTGTAGGAACTTTCAGTACGATAATCAGTGTCTACCGAACTGTAATCATATACCTgggtaagtaaaatattataagttataactgtgaGTTTTGAATTGATTTGATTATTCTCGTTGTTATTTACTAACACAGGCTATACGAGGCTGGTGACAAGACTTGCCTTGCGTGTCATCCGGAATGTAATGGTGGTTGTCATGGACCCGGTCCCGAACACTGTACAACATGCCGCAATCTTCTCGACGGTATTCACTGTGTGTCTCAATGTCCAGTGAATAAATACAGCGCTAACCAAACCAGACCCAGTGAGTGTTTGCCATGCCATTTGAACTGTGTTGGAGGTTGTAGTGGTCCGGACAATACAATTGGACCTAATGGGTGTCGATCTTGTCACAAAGCTGTTCTCAATGCTGATGCTTCAGTTGTAAGTATTTGTCTCTTATTAATTTACTCTTTGTTGTTTTATAAGAAAATCTAACAGTCTTAATGTTTTTCCCTCGtacaacttaaataatatatgtgtaatgtgtgtgtgaatttttttcataggAGAGATGTTTACACAAGAATGAAACTTGTCCAAATGGTTACTATTACGAATGGGTTGGACCGTTGGAGCAAGGTGGTGCTGCTCTGCGTGCGTTAGCCGGCAAAGCTGTATGCAGAAAATGTCATCCACGATGTCTGAGGTGCACAGGTTTCGGGTTCCATGATCAAGTCTGCCAACGTTGCGCGGGCTACAAACGCGGTGATCACTGCGCGGACGATTGTCCAATTGAGTACTATGCCACGACCAACAAATTGCCGAATGGAGAAATAGAACGAGAATGTATGCCATGTGACATTCTATGTAGAGGATGTTACGGGCCACATGCGTCTCAATGCCAGGCGTGtaggcattttaaaatattcgagGTAAGTGCCACCACAAACCAGTCACAATCAAGTTGATTGTATTCTGAAATGTTTGATGAAAACTAAAcgatgcattattattttaatgttatagccCAGTGGTAACCCTTCCGATAACCGTACAGCATTCAACTGCTCTGGTCCTATCTGTCCGTCTTTTGCTCCATACAAGGTATACACCAAGGACGATCCAGACCCATATTGTTCCGCTGATGACGTTAGAATGGCTTCTAAACTGTAAGTTtaccataaaatgttgacttCTCTGATATTCGTTTTCTAACCATCCATgatgttatttttgtttgattttagaAGTGATTCTGAGCAAATACCGTTGATACTAAGCGCGGTTGTGGTATTCACGTTTTTGGTGATGGTTTTACTCATGATTCTTGTATGGCACTGGCGAAGACGCGCACGTGCCAAAGAGACAGCAGTGAAAATGACAATGGTACTAACAGGTATGGAGGATAATGAACCACTAAGGCCTTCAAACGTCAAACCCAATACGGCCAAACTAAGGATCGTCAAAGAAGTAGACCTGAGAATCGGCGCTGAACTTGGAAATGGAGCTTTTGGAGTCGTGTACAAGGTATGACACAACATTAAACGCTCAGTCTAGTGttgattagttttaaataattacatgtaTCGAActgattaaaatgtatgaatattgaataataataaaatcgtgcGTTTATAGGGCGTTTGGGTCGTTGAAGGCGAGAACATTAAAATACCAGTAGCAATCAAAAAGCTACACAAAAAAGACGACACGTGTGGTTATGAGAATACTAGCAAAGAATTTTTGGATGAAGCTTATATAATGGCTAGCGTCGAGCACGACAATCTAGTAAAACTGTTAGCCGTATGTATGACATCCGAAATGATGTTGGTCACCCAACTCATGCCACTCGGGTGCTTGTTGAAGTACGTGCGAAATAATAATGACAAGATCGGTTCGAAAACGTTCCTAAAATGGTGTACGCAAATAGccaaaggtaaaatatttttaaaatatatgcaagtgcaaacaacgGGTGTTCTAAGATCGAACGATTTCATACAGGTATGGCATATTTGGAAGAAAAACGACTGGTGCACAGGGATCTGGCAGCCCGAAACGTGCTCGTGCAGAACACCAACTGCGTGAAGATTACCGATTTTGGTTTGGCTAAACTGTTGGAAATCGACCAACTGGAGTACACTGCCGACGGTGGAAAGATGCCTGTGAAATGGCTAGCGCCAGAATGTCTTAAGTACAGGGTGTTCACCCACAAAAGCGATGTCTGGGCGTTTGGTAAGTTGACTTTCACCGTCACGGCGCTCCCACACAGTGAATCAACAATTTTtcacgttaatttttttggtttacagGTATCACCGTGTGGGAATTGTTGACTTACGGTAAACAACCGTATGAAAGCGTGGACAAGAAAGAAGTTTTAGGTCTGCTAGAAAAAGGTGAACGATTACCACAACCGCCCATTTGCACCATTGATGTTTACATGGTGATGGTCAAGTGTTGGCTGATCGAAAAAGATAGCCGTCCTAGTTTTGAGGAACTCGCCGACGAATTTGCCAAAATGGCAATCGATCCTGGTAGATACCTGGTCATACCGGGTGACCGTTACATGAGATTGCCGTCGTACTCGTCGCAGGTAAATAGTCGatgattaattttgattttgactattggttatatatatatatggtttgcttaattattatttaccgtgTAGGACGAAAACGAGATACTATCGAACTTGGCGACTGAAGGTGCGGATATGAGTATCATGGAAGCTGACGAGTACTGCATGAACCCAAAGATGGGCAACAGCATGCCGGGACCATCGAGACTGGGATCGAGTAGCACAGCGGGTGCTGACATTCTAGGATCTATGCATGGTAGACACAACTGGGATCGCGAGCTCAGAAAATTCAGTGACATACATCGATTAggtaaaatattctattaataattCAGTAATGATAACGGGGAATAGTTGTTTGATTCGCAAAATCATACAaacagtattaatataaaaaaaaattatattaacccTAGATTATGTTTTTTCATGTAGATTGCGATACTTCCGACGATCTTAGTAATGGAAGCAAGGCGCAAGTGGGCACGTTGAAATTAGACTTGCCCTTGGACGAGGACGATTACTTAATGCCGTCCCCAGCAAATGACGAAATCGACAACAAGCGTCGGCACGCGCCTGCCAACTATATCGATTTGATTGGTCACCAACACGCTGAAGGTAAGTCATCTATTAATTCTTAAtatctcatatattattataaattattaaatcagaTTAAGTCAAATTAAAGATAGAAATTATGGTAGATACTAGGTGTGtcgtatgtattattataaacttacctACGATATTAACtatcattcaaaaatattaaaccagTGAGCCACTCTAAAgctatatgaatattattattcggcTCTCCGGAATATTAAGAAATACACACTTTGTTCCCGACACTAAACGCGATCTTTTATCGCACCGATAATAAATCCCTGGTATCcgaatagtaatttttttatttataataattaatattatcacgtTTGCGTTGCAGCGGAATATGCCAATGGTAGCCTACCGAGGCCTCCAGGTCTGACGAAAAACTTCCAACCAGACTTCTTGCCAGTCCAGGTGAGCAGCGTGGACAACCCGGAGTACCATTTGACCGGTGGTGAAACTTCCGCCGTGGCTCCATCTACAGTCTCCGGCGACGGTAGTGGTTCTGTGGAGGCGTCCTGCGAACCACAGTCACCCGCGCCTACCTCCAACGGCCGCAGTCTGGAGGACGAGTCGGACCATGAGTACTACAACGACTTTGATCGACTGCAGAGAGAGCTCCAACCGCTCAGACGAAACGAAACGACCGTTTGACGAACGGCTACCGAAGCCCATGTGCACCGGGTGGCGTCAAACCATTTTGTAGACGTTTAAGTTTTGTTCTGTTGACTcgtttttaagaattattaagaCAATTATTATGAGATGACACATGAAACGATGAGTTTTATTCCATCTTTTATTGACCTATatgatgtgtatataataatattgttttatttatatttatatttttaaaactattatatatttatgtttgtataacGCTGTGCCATTTTCTATCCCgactgtacattatattattattatttttattatcattatcatttgaTAActgtaaagaaatattttatactaattgtaAGGTTCTTGTTATTGTTAGcatatacaacaattttattttgtaatatgacTGTGTAGTTTGCCCATAATACAATGTAGCAAAACGGATCAAACAAAACGAACCGTTTTCCTCAGAGttaatgtacttaaaaaaaaatcaaaatcatatttACTCCAAAATGAAAACCGATTGCCTTTAAGATATATGTGGgcaaaccaatataatatatttaaatatatttttttaaaggctgtgatatttattttattaatgtaaatatgtttttctcGAAATTATTCGAATCATATACATAATgatgtttattgtattatttgcatACGTGTTAGGTTTAAgaaaacaataaactatatattttttcattgtaattactattaactatggcaatatttttgttttattataataatatagacttttaccgaacatattacataatattatgtatatgaatgGGCATACATAATTACCAGCTATCTATTAGTTTATGTTATGTGACCTATTCAaactttaggtacctactaataggTAGATACATGGAGATTTTTAAACTGACCtgttgtacttatataatattaatttaaaccttgattgtatgattttttttttttagatctcTTAATTTTCCATGTATCgtcataatttatagttgtatattttgttagatTAAACATACAAAAACAATACTTGCCATCGGCTACACACATGCTGagtatatgaattttaatatgttGGAACTTAATGTCTGCttttgattagaacaaaaatactatttttttattagtttttataaatttacctaataatagtaagtgccatttatttaatgttatttccACTGTGAATATTAGAAAAATGAAATACTGCGCggtagctattattattactttttttttttaccataatgtTAATCTTTTAATAAGTCTGTTTGGTAGGCATATTGTGTGTGATTTATAATCCTATGCGtgtttgtatacataatatgctaacacgtatatttgtaatattcattTTGTAAGTCTGTAAAGTGTCAATAAAAACAAGTtgatcttatataatatgtattgttttttattattttcaaataattttcataactcATTATATTGCATAGTAGTGGGGCAGATTCAGGAAtttttcagggggggggggatccacataattttcaaaacacaTAGCTGTGGGTTACATTTAtaggtaatcattttttataattccgttaaaataaattattataacatattattatattttaacataatacaaggcatttaaaatgcaatattttcggcaaaaatgaatttgacTTACTCTATTTTAGTGTATTaggtactaatagtaaaataaatttaatagcaataatatcaaaaaaatgtactgttTAGTAATATAGACTTACACAAAGTcttcgatcagaatcgtttttcgtatgcaatgacttatcattgaattcaaatttaactcattCATTACGTCCATTAAGACTCAGGTCTCAGGCCATAAATTCTTGAATAACacagatcattttttttatatttcaattatataaacttaaatattagtattatcttaataaatcaaaaaagtagTTATAACagttagtattaataaaataataaaatatttatttaaatttaggtaattAACTATTGattattgcaaaatattactatacaaaatTTCGGacctgtttttttaaatttgaatatacctCTGTTCCGATTTCATAATGGTATTCACACtggttgaatattaattataatacattcaccttatcaaaaatatctatattaatatttttaattttttaattgagtttttgTGGGCCCTCGCGGCTCACACGAGCATGTTCAGTGGAGCCCATTATTCTtttgaagtaaataaaaatacaaatacactcTATAATACGTaagaaaagaaacaatattttgtttttgtggaaaactttattttaatcgGTGTAGTGcctattgaaatttgaaagtgttcaacaaataggtatattttatacattaaggGGTCCAGCCGTCCAGCGTATACTTAAAAGGAGtaatatttataggcaattcCTATGACATGAACATTTGGGCTATGTCTATCTGTCAGTagtacatgaacattttatttagtttgtttCCGAGAATCACTGTAATGCCGAGTCAGGCAATCACCGCAGGATTCAACTTTTAATAgttgaaattataatgaaaaaaacagaCAGGTTGCACTCCGGGAATGCTGGTAGAAatgaaaactttaatattaacgtcgtgcatttttgatattttggaaTGATTAGGGAATAATTTTACACGAATTGCTTTATAATTATCAGTATAAAAGTACTATCATTTatgtggtaaaatataatattcatttattgcGCTATCGTACACAAACAtgacaatttatattacattataaatttaacacttcagaactattacaattattttacattaaaaagttTAACTCTCAGAAAAATCAACATCTATCCATAATTTGAAATCTGTTTCataaatcaatacataataatatataagaggtatttaatattatgtatgatataatatattcaattttataacattataaggtattgtttgtaataaaataaacacgaatcataaatacctaaatattgttGGTGTCTGCAGTTTCAGTCCTTTtgacaaatacatttttcaaattttgccGTAATTTTTTCGCGGTGcggataatatattacgtttttttttttacctaaacaTCCCTCATTCATTTTAGCTACTAGCTAGTATAGAAGGTAATTGAACAAAACGAACACAAGACACTAACAATAACAAGTGACTACTAGATAAAACATCtaatatggtaataaatatcaacaagtgcaacatatgaaaataaaataaaaattagataatcagttatttatttatttatttctacttACACGACAGCGAATAATGCCAAAATcgaaagaaaaattaacataCTTCTAGAAGTccgatttcaattttgaaaactaattttaattcaataacttCTTTTCTATATGTTTTGtaggaaatttatttttgatattttttaaagtttttgtagTACAGttgcaaattaatttacttaatttctcAAAATGAACTTATACTTTAAAGGttcaacgagttaaaaaaatgaaaaagcttataaattagaaattagttttcaaaattgaaatcggACTTCTAGAAGTACGTTTATTTTTCTTTCGCATATTGGTCTAAACGCATTCGTCCTCACGcgagtttaacattttttacccATCACAAAAAAAAGCTGTGACCGGAGGCGTGACTCGACCGGCGGAATTGCCACAGGGCAAAAAAGGGAGAGAATCGGCGAAGCTCACCACAACGCACCGCGGTCCTGAATTCCTAATACTCTCCATGATTTTCGCCCAGGAGTCCCGTCGTACCCTGAAACGCCATCGGTTCCTTAGCTCAACTCTATCCCTCACCAGTTGTGATTTACAGTCTCCGTCGCGGGCGTCTAAAGCAGCCGGCCTCAAGCCGAGCCACCATAATATGGTGTCTTGACGTTGTCAACCGCAATCTCGTCGCACAGAAAACGGATTTATGGGTGAATTACTGTCGGAACACCGTAATGTGCTCTTTCACGTGCCACTCCTCACGTCACCGTTGTCTTGTCTAAGTGTTTTTTAACTGGAGGGAGGGAGAAGAAAACTGTGGATTTCATTCTCATCGGCAGCAACACACAGTAACAGGCGCCTCACGGTTCACGTCTCTCCATGCAGCGGCGACAATGCGCTTTGGCCGTCCACGAGGAGATTTGCTCGTTACCGGGGTTGATTCCTGCAGATCCTTCAGCCTGTGAAGTTTTGTATCGTCCTTCTCTTCTTGTTTGTCATCAGCTGGTAAGTTTTTCTGGTCCAACATGTCGCCAGTATGTACAGCCGTGACATGCACGATTGTCCTCGGAAGGCACCGGTACTGGTATGCCTAGCGTCACCGCCTTCCAGCATGCATACTGAATTCACTACCTAACAATGTCACCAATCACTTCATCGGCATCGTcgttttttgaaagtatttctTTTTCTTCAGATTGGTGAAAGTCTTTATCCATATAGTGCCATAGTGGCAGGCACGCCCGAAAGGGGTGCAGGTGGTACAAATGCACCACCtgagaattttaataatttggatttttcaaataaaatataaaaatgcctTCTctgttagtttataattttagattgtgattattattattagtcaaattattttcaaaattttatcgtataaagaaaatgctaatataaacatttagtgaaattttcaagtatctacagtcattcgttttttaattacaacaaaataaggaaatcgttacatgagaaatcgagtgaatatcaaatgttgtaaaaatatgaatttcaaacgctcataaaaatttaatttgactttcttgtagacattttttttttttggataaagatagataaacttatgaggaatcttgtattatattttaaaatattagatttaaaaagaaacatttttacgaattcttaactcaaaataatttgcaaattttcgtaatttttacgtattttgtcaatatttgaacttcagatgcttataaaaaaaaattgtgactatggattattaatttttttcatctacctttgaaaaaatataataggagccttctattaaattttcaagcttttttaaccaacaaatacaattttattgatatttatagaaaaaaaaatggaaactga
This portion of the Acyrthosiphon pisum isolate AL4f chromosome A1, pea_aphid_22Mar2018_4r6ur, whole genome shotgun sequence genome encodes:
- the LOC100168353 gene encoding epidermal growth factor receptor isoform X2 — encoded protein: MNAVFPSVFLRRLWRCRLLLVAVLVFHAATATAAAVEKTSEFVKGKICIGTNGRLSVPSNRDHHYRNLRDRYTNCTYVDGNLELTWLQDEHLDLSFLQHIREVTGYVLITHVDVNKIVLPRLQIIRGRTQFKLAVKEEEFSLLVMLSKMNNLELPALRDILAGNVGMIDNYNLCHMRTINWDEIITGSGAKWMYMYNFSNSERECPPCDKSCTGGCWGEGPHNCQKFSKINCSPQCYQGRCFGPKPRDCCHLFCAGGCTGPKQSDCLACRNFYDDGVCTQECPAMQRYNSITYSWETNPNGKYAYGATCVKNCPEHLLKDNGACVRSCPPKKKAVNGECVLCDGPCPKTCEGVTTIHDSNIDGFKDCTVIEGSLTILDQTFKGFQQVFANFSFGQRIKAMNPDRLEVFSTLKEVTGYINIQGSHEDFKNLSYFRNLEVIGGRTVTEYFASLYIVKTSLTSLGLRSLKKIHSGSVAILENKRLCYAQTIDWESIKKSSEHPKLLQNNKNESLCILENEICDPECSKQGCWGPGPHQCLSCRNFQYDNQCLPNCNHIPGLYEAGDKTCLACHPECNGGCHGPGPEHCTTCRNLLDGIHCVSQCPVNKYSANQTRPSECLPCHLNCVGGCSGPDNTIGPNGCRSCHKAVLNADASVERCLHKNETCPNGYYYEWVGPLEQGGAALRALAGKAVCRKCHPRCLRCTGFGFHDQVCQRCAGYKRGDHCADDCPIEYYATTNKLPNGEIERECMPCDILCRGCYGPHASQCQACRHFKIFEPSGNPSDNRTAFNCSGPICPSFAPYKVYTKDDPDPYCSADDVRMASKLDSEQIPLILSAVVVFTFLVMVLLMILVWHWRRRARAKETAVKMTMVLTGMEDNEPLRPSNVKPNTAKLRIVKEVDLRIGAELGNGAFGVVYKGVWVVEGENIKIPVAIKKLHKKDDTCGYENTSKEFLDEAYIMASVEHDNLVKLLAVCMTSEMMLVTQLMPLGCLLKYVRNNNDKIGSKTFLKWCTQIAKGMAYLEEKRLVHRDLAARNVLVQNTNCVKITDFGLAKLLEIDQLEYTADGGKMPVKWLAPECLKYRVFTHKSDVWAFGITVWELLTYGKQPYESVDKKEVLGLLEKGERLPQPPICTIDVYMVMVKCWLIEKDSRPSFEELADEFAKMAIDPGRYLVIPGDRYMRLPSYSSQDENEILSNLATEGADMSIMEADEYCMNPKMGNSMPGPSRLGSSSTAGADILGSMHGRHNWDRELRKFSDIHRLDCDTSDDLSNGSKAQVGTLKLDLPLDEDDYLMPSPANDEIDNKRRHAPANYIDLIGHQHAEAEYANGSLPRPPGLTKNFQPDFLPVQVSSVDNPEYHLTGGETSAVAPSTVSGDGSGSVEASCEPQSPAPTSNGRSLEDESDHEYYNDFDRLQRELQPLRRNETTV
- the LOC100168353 gene encoding epidermal growth factor receptor isoform X1; its protein translation is MNAVFPSVFLRRLWRCRLLLVAVLVFHAATATAAAVEKTSEFVKGKICIGTNGRLSVPSNRDHHYRNLRDRYTNCTYVDGNLELTWLQDEHLDLSFLQHIREVTGYVLITHVDVNKIVLPRLQIIRGRTQFKLAVKEEEFSLLVMLSKMNNLELPALRDILAGNVGMIDNYNLCHMRTINWDEIITGSGAKWMYMYNFSNSERECPPCDKSCTGGCWGEGPHNCQKFSKINCSPQCYQGRCFGPKPRDCCHLFCAGGCTGPKQSDCLACRNFYDDGVCTQECPAMQRYNSITYSWETNPNGKYAYGATCVKNCPEHLLKDNGACVRSCPPKKKAVNGECVLCDGPCPKTCEGVTTIHDSNIDGFKDCTVIEGSLTILDQTFKGFQQVFANFSFGQRIKAMNPDRLEVFSTLKEVTGYINIQGSHEDFKNLSYFRNLEVIGGRTVTEYFASLYIVKTSLTSLGLRSLKKIHSGSVAILENKRLCYAQTIDWESIKKSSEHPKLLQNNKNESLCILENEICDPECSKQGCWGPGPHQCLSCRNFQYDNQCLPNCNHIPGLYEAGDKTCLACHPECNGGCHGPGPEHCTTCRNLLDGIHCVSQCPVNKYSANQTRPSECLPCHLNCVGGCSGPDNTIGPNGCRSCHKAVLNADASVERCLHKNETCPNGYYYEWVGPLEQGGAALRALAGKAVCRKCHPRCLRCTGFGFHDQVCQRCAGYKRGDHCADDCPIEYYATTNKLPNGEIERECMPCDILCRGCYGPHASQCQACRHFKIFEPSGNPSDNRTAFNCSGPICPSFAPYKVYTKDDPDPYCSADDVRMASKLSDSEQIPLILSAVVVFTFLVMVLLMILVWHWRRRARAKETAVKMTMVLTGMEDNEPLRPSNVKPNTAKLRIVKEVDLRIGAELGNGAFGVVYKGVWVVEGENIKIPVAIKKLHKKDDTCGYENTSKEFLDEAYIMASVEHDNLVKLLAVCMTSEMMLVTQLMPLGCLLKYVRNNNDKIGSKTFLKWCTQIAKGMAYLEEKRLVHRDLAARNVLVQNTNCVKITDFGLAKLLEIDQLEYTADGGKMPVKWLAPECLKYRVFTHKSDVWAFGITVWELLTYGKQPYESVDKKEVLGLLEKGERLPQPPICTIDVYMVMVKCWLIEKDSRPSFEELADEFAKMAIDPGRYLVIPGDRYMRLPSYSSQDENEILSNLATEGADMSIMEADEYCMNPKMGNSMPGPSRLGSSSTAGADILGSMHGRHNWDRELRKFSDIHRLDCDTSDDLSNGSKAQVGTLKLDLPLDEDDYLMPSPANDEIDNKRRHAPANYIDLIGHQHAEAEYANGSLPRPPGLTKNFQPDFLPVQVSSVDNPEYHLTGGETSAVAPSTVSGDGSGSVEASCEPQSPAPTSNGRSLEDESDHEYYNDFDRLQRELQPLRRNETTV
- the LOC100168353 gene encoding epidermal growth factor receptor isoform X3 — its product is MPGLQGWVFTTLLLTHAVLETHQVEERVCIGTNGRLSVPSNRDHHYRNLRDRYTNCTYVDGNLELTWLQDEHLDLSFLQHIREVTGYVLITHVDVNKIVLPRLQIIRGRTQFKLAVKEEEFSLLVMLSKMNNLELPALRDILAGNVGMIDNYNLCHMRTINWDEIITGSGAKWMYMYNFSNSERECPPCDKSCTGGCWGEGPHNCQKFSKINCSPQCYQGRCFGPKPRDCCHLFCAGGCTGPKQSDCLACRNFYDDGVCTQECPAMQRYNSITYSWETNPNGKYAYGATCVKNCPEHLLKDNGACVRSCPPKKKAVNGECVLCDGPCPKTCEGVTTIHDSNIDGFKDCTVIEGSLTILDQTFKGFQQVFANFSFGQRIKAMNPDRLEVFSTLKEVTGYINIQGSHEDFKNLSYFRNLEVIGGRTVTEYFASLYIVKTSLTSLGLRSLKKIHSGSVAILENKRLCYAQTIDWESIKKSSEHPKLLQNNKNESLCILENEICDPECSKQGCWGPGPHQCLSCRNFQYDNQCLPNCNHIPGLYEAGDKTCLACHPECNGGCHGPGPEHCTTCRNLLDGIHCVSQCPVNKYSANQTRPSECLPCHLNCVGGCSGPDNTIGPNGCRSCHKAVLNADASVERCLHKNETCPNGYYYEWVGPLEQGGAALRALAGKAVCRKCHPRCLRCTGFGFHDQVCQRCAGYKRGDHCADDCPIEYYATTNKLPNGEIERECMPCDILCRGCYGPHASQCQACRHFKIFEPSGNPSDNRTAFNCSGPICPSFAPYKVYTKDDPDPYCSADDVRMASKLSDSEQIPLILSAVVVFTFLVMVLLMILVWHWRRRARAKETAVKMTMVLTGMEDNEPLRPSNVKPNTAKLRIVKEVDLRIGAELGNGAFGVVYKGVWVVEGENIKIPVAIKKLHKKDDTCGYENTSKEFLDEAYIMASVEHDNLVKLLAVCMTSEMMLVTQLMPLGCLLKYVRNNNDKIGSKTFLKWCTQIAKGMAYLEEKRLVHRDLAARNVLVQNTNCVKITDFGLAKLLEIDQLEYTADGGKMPVKWLAPECLKYRVFTHKSDVWAFGITVWELLTYGKQPYESVDKKEVLGLLEKGERLPQPPICTIDVYMVMVKCWLIEKDSRPSFEELADEFAKMAIDPGRYLVIPGDRYMRLPSYSSQDENEILSNLATEGADMSIMEADEYCMNPKMGNSMPGPSRLGSSSTAGADILGSMHGRHNWDRELRKFSDIHRLDCDTSDDLSNGSKAQVGTLKLDLPLDEDDYLMPSPANDEIDNKRRHAPANYIDLIGHQHAEAEYANGSLPRPPGLTKNFQPDFLPVQVSSVDNPEYHLTGGETSAVAPSTVSGDGSGSVEASCEPQSPAPTSNGRSLEDESDHEYYNDFDRLQRELQPLRRNETTV